In a genomic window of Nodosilinea sp. E11:
- a CDS encoding orange carotenoid protein N-terminal domain-containing protein — protein MTTYTTSTNGPNQALAQFNKLEVDEQLALLWFVYEQMGESITTAAPGSASPEIATGLYDQVKALDQQQQLDAMRAIARKEQSHQISREYGSLSANTQLAFWYYLAQGMDSGDIIPMPDDYELSDAGRDLLAALETMDFEAQITLLRDAANSMGSEPSSGASI, from the coding sequence ATGACAACTTACACCACCTCCACCAATGGCCCCAACCAGGCCCTCGCTCAGTTCAACAAGTTAGAGGTAGACGAGCAACTAGCCTTGCTCTGGTTTGTCTATGAGCAGATGGGCGAGTCAATTACCACTGCGGCCCCAGGCTCTGCTTCCCCCGAAATTGCCACTGGTCTCTATGATCAAGTGAAGGCGCTTGATCAACAGCAGCAGCTCGATGCCATGCGCGCGATCGCCCGAAAAGAGCAGTCGCACCAGATCAGCCGTGAATATGGTTCGCTGAGTGCCAACACCCAGTTGGCCTTCTGGTACTACCTAGCCCAGGGTATGGATAGCGGCGATATCATTCCTATGCCAGACGACTACGAGCTGTCTGACGCTGGGCGAGACTTGCTGGCCGCCCTCGAAACTATGGATTTCGAAGCCCAAATTACTCTTCTGCGCGATGCTGCTAACAGCATGGGCAGCGAACCCAGCAGCGGCGCTAGCATCTAG
- a CDS encoding ABC transporter ATP-binding protein: MVQSQPQAAPTRQPLQRVLNSLGAHPWLTLGALASALLLVAAYAATPQLFRWAIDQGIAEGNLTVVLQSGVGLVVAALARGLFNFGQSFCAEAMSQSVVYDLRNRIFSKIQTLSFSYHDQSQTSQLLTRVTSDIEQIRTFLSTSLVQVISGVVTLLAIATILLVMNWRLALISLTVVPIAGWLMARFFNQNNLLFRQVQEQLSELNGVLQENLLGVRVVKAFVREEIESDRYTQLNGELVAANMKTIRAIRNTFPFIFLVSNLVIVVVVGYGGAAVINQQFSVGELVAFNAYLLLILQPILLIGFAAPAIAQASSSAERVYEVLDAEVEIRDRPQAIPFTTCAGRITFENVSFRYPGATAPALCQISFETKPNELIAILGMTGSGKSTVTNLIPRFYDVTAGAVRIDGRDVRDFTLESLRSHISTVFQETTLFSGTIFSNITYAKAEASLDQVIEVAKAAQIHDFVMTLPEGYDTLVGERGVGLSGGQKQRIAIARTLLTDYSVLILDDSTSAVDAQTAAQIQAALDDLMRRRTCTAFVVAQRISTVRTADRILLMDQGRLVAQGTHEHLMATSPLYGAILESQVKSAALAPDPGPATGGA; encoded by the coding sequence TTGGTTCAGTCTCAGCCCCAAGCCGCGCCTACGCGGCAGCCCCTCCAGCGGGTACTGAATAGTTTGGGGGCTCACCCTTGGCTGACGCTGGGGGCGCTGGCCAGTGCCCTGCTGCTGGTGGCGGCCTACGCGGCTACGCCCCAGCTATTTCGTTGGGCGATCGATCAAGGCATTGCCGAAGGCAATCTAACGGTGGTGCTGCAAAGTGGGGTGGGGCTGGTGGTGGCTGCCCTGGCCCGAGGGTTGTTTAACTTTGGTCAGAGCTTTTGTGCCGAGGCGATGTCTCAAAGCGTGGTCTACGATCTGCGCAACCGCATTTTTAGCAAAATTCAAACCCTGAGCTTTAGCTATCACGATCAGTCGCAGACGTCGCAGTTGCTGACTCGGGTGACCAGCGATATTGAGCAGATTCGCACGTTTTTAAGTACCAGCCTGGTGCAGGTGATTAGCGGTGTGGTGACGCTGCTGGCGATCGCCACGATTTTACTGGTGATGAACTGGCGGCTGGCACTCATTAGCCTGACCGTAGTGCCCATCGCCGGATGGCTGATGGCGCGGTTCTTTAACCAAAATAATTTGCTGTTTCGCCAGGTGCAGGAGCAGTTGAGTGAGCTCAACGGCGTGCTGCAAGAAAATCTGCTGGGGGTGCGGGTGGTCAAAGCCTTTGTGCGGGAGGAGATCGAAAGCGATCGCTACACCCAGCTCAACGGCGAGCTAGTGGCCGCCAACATGAAGACTATTCGAGCCATTCGCAACACCTTTCCCTTCATTTTTTTGGTGAGCAACCTGGTGATTGTGGTGGTGGTCGGCTACGGCGGCGCAGCGGTGATCAACCAGCAATTTTCGGTGGGCGAGCTGGTGGCGTTTAACGCTTACCTGCTGCTGATTTTGCAGCCGATTTTGCTGATTGGCTTTGCGGCTCCGGCGATCGCCCAGGCCTCCTCTTCCGCCGAGCGGGTCTACGAAGTGCTCGACGCTGAGGTAGAAATTCGCGATCGCCCCCAGGCCATTCCCTTTACCACCTGCGCCGGTCGGATCACCTTCGAGAATGTGTCGTTTCGCTACCCTGGGGCCACGGCCCCAGCCCTCTGCCAGATTTCTTTCGAAACGAAGCCCAATGAGCTGATTGCTATTCTGGGCATGACTGGTTCGGGCAAGAGCACCGTCACCAACCTAATTCCCCGCTTCTACGATGTGACAGCGGGGGCGGTGCGTATCGACGGGCGCGATGTGCGAGATTTTACCCTAGAGAGTCTGCGATCGCACATCAGTACGGTCTTTCAAGAGACCACCCTGTTCTCGGGCACCATTTTTTCTAACATTACCTACGCCAAAGCTGAGGCCAGCCTCGACCAGGTGATTGAGGTCGCCAAAGCTGCCCAGATCCACGACTTTGTCATGACCCTGCCCGAGGGCTATGACACCCTAGTTGGCGAGCGGGGGGTGGGTCTCTCGGGGGGGCAAAAGCAGCGGATTGCGATCGCCCGCACCCTGCTGACCGACTACAGCGTGTTGATTCTCGACGACAGCACCTCCGCCGTCGATGCTCAAACCGCCGCCCAAATTCAGGCGGCCCTCGACGATCTGATGCGCCGTCGCACCTGCACCGCCTTTGTGGTGGCCCAGCGAATTAGCACCGTGCGCACCGCCGATCGCATTTTGCTGATGGACCAGGGCCGCCTAGTCGCCCAGGGCACCCACGAACACCTGATGGCCACCAGCCCCCTCTACGGTGCAATTTTAGAATCTCAGGTAAAATCTGCGGCTCTGGCCCCAGACCCCGGCCCAGCGACTGGGGGCGCTTAG
- a CDS encoding YtxH domain-containing protein: protein MSEKQSGGFIGGLVLGAAMGAVAGLLVAPRTGRETRRILKKSADALPELVEDLSTTVHLQADRLSETALVNWEHTLTRLKEAIAAGQEASRQEYEQLSQPAPVVSNGSSQD, encoded by the coding sequence ATGAGCGAAAAGCAATCGGGAGGATTTATTGGTGGCTTAGTACTAGGGGCCGCCATGGGGGCTGTGGCTGGTTTGTTAGTAGCCCCTCGCACTGGCCGCGAAACTCGCCGCATTCTCAAGAAATCGGCTGATGCCCTACCAGAATTGGTGGAGGATCTCTCAACTACGGTACATCTCCAGGCCGATCGCCTATCGGAAACCGCCTTGGTCAACTGGGAGCATACCCTGACTCGCTTAAAGGAGGCGATCGCCGCTGGGCAAGAAGCCAGCCGTCAGGAGTATGAGCAGCTCAGCCAACCGGCTCCTGTGGTCAGCAACGGTTCTAGCCAAGATTAG
- a CDS encoding prolyl oligopeptidase family serine peptidase, producing the protein MPSSTFAYPLSPQHDQVDTYHGVTVPDPYRWLEDPQSPASREWIAAQNTVTDGYLQTLSKRGEINDRLTQIWNYERYSTPFKRGGRYFYFKNDGLQNQSVLYTLPSLEAAPRVLLDPNTLSEDGTVSLSGMAVSENGAYLAYGLSSGGSDWVEWHVRDIETGKDTDDRLKWVKFSGASWSHDHAGFFYSRYDEPDETTKLEAINYYQKLYYHRIGTPQSEDLLVYERPDQKEWGFGGGVTEDGRYLIISVWKGTDPNNLVFYKDLSDPKNPVVELISEFEASYSFVDNEGSLFWFTTDLDAPKGRLIAIDIAQPEKDHWREIIPESEDTLEGVGLLNNQFVVDYLKDAYTTIRIFSLSGELVREVELPGIGSAGGFDGKREDTETFYSFTSFTVPPAIYRYDMVTGESTLYRQPQVDFDPSAYTTTQVFYASKDGTRVPMFITHKTGIKLNGQNPTLLYGYGGFSISLTPSFSVSNLVWMEMGGVYAVPNLRGGGEYGEDWHLAGTKLNKQNVFDDFMAAAEWLIAEGYTSAKKLAIAGGSNGGLLVGACMTQRPDLFAAALPAVGVMDMLRFNQFTIGWAWESDYGSPENEDEFKVLYGYSPLHNLKSGTAYPATMITTADHDDRVVPAHSFKFAAALQAAHGGEAPVLIRIETKAGHGAGKPTAKVIEEVSDKWAFLAANLGM; encoded by the coding sequence ATGCCTTCCTCCACCTTTGCCTACCCCCTCAGCCCCCAGCACGACCAAGTCGATACCTACCACGGCGTAACGGTGCCCGACCCCTATCGCTGGCTCGAAGACCCCCAGTCGCCTGCCAGCCGCGAGTGGATTGCGGCCCAAAATACGGTCACCGACGGCTATCTGCAAACGCTGTCGAAGCGGGGAGAGATCAACGATCGCCTCACCCAGATCTGGAACTACGAGCGCTATAGCACTCCTTTTAAGCGGGGCGGGCGCTACTTTTATTTCAAAAACGACGGGCTGCAAAACCAGAGCGTGCTCTACACCCTGCCCAGCCTGGAGGCCGCGCCGCGCGTCTTGCTTGACCCTAACACCCTGTCGGAGGACGGTACGGTGTCGCTCAGCGGCATGGCGGTGAGCGAGAATGGGGCCTACCTGGCCTACGGCCTATCCTCGGGCGGATCCGACTGGGTCGAGTGGCACGTGCGAGATATTGAAACTGGCAAAGACACCGACGACCGGCTGAAATGGGTGAAATTTTCCGGCGCATCCTGGAGCCATGATCATGCGGGCTTTTTCTACAGTCGCTACGACGAACCGGATGAAACCACGAAGCTGGAGGCGATTAACTATTACCAAAAGCTCTATTACCACCGCATTGGCACCCCCCAAAGCGAAGACCTGCTGGTCTACGAGCGCCCCGACCAAAAGGAGTGGGGCTTTGGCGGTGGCGTCACTGAAGACGGGCGCTACCTGATCATCTCAGTGTGGAAGGGGACTGACCCTAACAACCTGGTGTTTTACAAAGACCTGAGCGATCCCAAAAACCCGGTGGTGGAGCTGATTTCTGAATTTGAGGCCAGCTACAGCTTTGTCGATAACGAGGGGTCGCTGTTCTGGTTTACGACGGATTTGGATGCGCCGAAGGGGCGACTGATTGCGATCGACATTGCCCAGCCGGAGAAGGATCACTGGCGGGAGATCATCCCCGAAAGCGAGGACACCCTGGAGGGGGTAGGCCTGCTGAACAATCAATTCGTGGTCGATTATTTGAAAGATGCCTACACCACGATTCGCATTTTTTCGCTCTCAGGCGAGCTGGTGCGCGAAGTCGAGCTGCCGGGGATTGGCTCGGCGGGAGGCTTTGACGGCAAGCGCGAAGACACCGAAACCTTCTACAGCTTCACCAGCTTTACGGTGCCCCCTGCCATCTACCGCTACGACATGGTGACCGGCGAGAGCACCCTCTACCGCCAGCCCCAGGTCGATTTTGACCCCAGTGCCTACACCACTACCCAGGTGTTTTACGCCAGCAAAGACGGCACCCGCGTGCCCATGTTCATCACTCACAAAACCGGGATTAAGCTGAACGGGCAAAACCCGACCCTGCTCTACGGCTACGGCGGCTTTAGCATTTCGCTGACGCCGTCGTTTTCGGTCAGCAACCTAGTGTGGATGGAGATGGGCGGGGTGTACGCGGTGCCGAACCTGCGCGGCGGCGGCGAGTACGGGGAAGACTGGCACCTAGCTGGCACCAAGTTGAACAAGCAGAACGTATTCGACGACTTTATGGCGGCGGCGGAATGGCTGATCGCGGAGGGCTATACCTCGGCGAAGAAATTGGCGATCGCAGGGGGTAGCAACGGCGGCCTGCTAGTGGGGGCCTGCATGACCCAGCGCCCCGATCTGTTTGCGGCGGCGCTGCCCGCTGTTGGGGTGATGGACATGCTGCGGTTTAACCAGTTCACCATTGGCTGGGCCTGGGAGTCAGACTACGGCTCACCCGAAAATGAGGACGAGTTTAAGGTGCTCTACGGTTATTCACCACTGCACAACCTTAAATCCGGGACGGCCTACCCGGCGACGATGATTACCACCGCAGACCACGATGACCGGGTGGTACCGGCCCACAGCTTTAAGTTTGCGGCAGCGCTGCAAGCAGCTCACGGGGGTGAGGCTCCGGTTCTGATTCGCATTGAGACGAAGGCGGGCCACGGAGCGGGGAAGCCGACGGCAAAGGTGATCGAAGAGGTGTCGGATAAGTGGGCGTTTTTGGCGGCGAATTTGGGGATGTAA
- a CDS encoding DUF6464 family protein, with the protein MVTPSINLAPRRQCRNCRFNARSPYLVCAVHPSGPSQRQCPDFESLTPVVEQPRVYPAAVEADWMQFWGPTEAEWLAFWNAED; encoded by the coding sequence ATGGTTACCCCTTCGATCAATCTGGCCCCCCGGCGACAGTGCCGGAACTGTCGGTTCAATGCCCGTAGCCCCTATTTGGTTTGTGCGGTGCATCCCAGCGGGCCATCGCAGCGCCAATGTCCAGATTTTGAGTCGTTAACCCCTGTCGTTGAGCAGCCCAGGGTCTACCCCGCCGCCGTGGAAGCCGACTGGATGCAGTTCTGGGGACCAACCGAGGCAGAGTGGTTAGCCTTCTGGAATGCTGAGGACTAG
- a CDS encoding AbrB family transcriptional regulator, which yields MAVKSKEPLTGKELLTKVKENDGLTKRELAKECGYYTVGKEGQTRVNLAEFYDALLSAKGIQLEPEKSKDGRGREASYNVTVHKNGQIVIGAAYTQEMGLKSGDEFKIKLGYKHIHLVKLDDEGNEDQS from the coding sequence ATGGCGGTAAAAAGCAAAGAGCCCTTAACTGGCAAAGAACTGCTTACCAAGGTCAAAGAAAACGATGGCCTCACGAAACGTGAACTCGCTAAAGAGTGTGGCTACTACACGGTGGGCAAAGAAGGTCAGACTCGCGTAAACTTAGCTGAATTTTATGACGCTCTTCTGTCGGCCAAGGGCATTCAGCTTGAGCCCGAGAAGAGTAAGGATGGCAGAGGTCGGGAAGCATCCTATAACGTCACCGTCCACAAAAATGGCCAAATTGTGATTGGTGCAGCCTATACCCAAGAAATGGGTCTTAAATCGGGCGATGAATTCAAAATCAAGCTGGGCTACAAGCATATTCACTTGGTTAAGCTAGATGATGAAGGCAACGAAGACCAATCGTAA
- a CDS encoding formamidase: MSGLGGLNKAPNGVVLGMVQLQLPNVVTPDDLAAQTRRIVAMVGKARRNLPTMDLVVFPEYSLHGLSMDTNPEIMCRLDGPEVGAFRQACIDHDIWGCFSIMEYNPEGNPYNSGLIIDNLGEIKLYYRKLHPWVPVEPWEPGNLGIPVCEGPNGSKIALIICHDGMFPEMARECAYKGAEIMIRTAGYTAPIRHSWRITNQTNAFCNLMVTASVCMCGTDGTFDSMGEGMIVNFDGEPLVMGSHRPDEIITAEVRPDLVREARIHWGVENNIYQFGHRGYVAVKGGAQDCPYTYMKDMVDGSYRLPWEAEVVHTDGTSCGFSTPTRVYRGEELPPALDKVMP, from the coding sequence ATGAGCGGACTTGGTGGACTGAACAAAGCGCCGAATGGTGTGGTGTTGGGCATGGTGCAACTCCAGTTGCCCAATGTGGTTACCCCTGATGATCTGGCCGCCCAGACCCGGCGCATTGTCGCGATGGTTGGCAAGGCCCGCCGCAACCTGCCCACGATGGATCTAGTGGTGTTTCCAGAATATTCGCTCCACGGGCTGTCGATGGATACTAACCCCGAGATCATGTGTCGCCTAGATGGCCCCGAAGTAGGGGCTTTTCGCCAAGCCTGCATCGATCACGACATCTGGGGCTGCTTCTCGATCATGGAGTACAACCCTGAGGGTAACCCCTACAACAGCGGCCTGATCATCGACAACCTGGGCGAGATCAAACTCTACTACCGCAAGCTCCACCCCTGGGTGCCCGTAGAACCCTGGGAGCCGGGGAACCTGGGCATTCCCGTGTGCGAAGGCCCCAACGGCAGCAAGATCGCCCTGATCATCTGCCACGACGGCATGTTCCCCGAGATGGCCCGCGAATGTGCCTACAAAGGAGCCGAAATCATGATTCGCACGGCAGGTTACACCGCCCCGATTCGCCACTCTTGGCGGATTACTAACCAGACCAATGCCTTCTGTAACCTGATGGTCACGGCCTCGGTCTGCATGTGCGGCACCGATGGCACCTTTGACTCGATGGGTGAAGGCATGATCGTCAACTTCGACGGCGAACCTCTGGTGATGGGTAGCCACCGCCCCGACGAAATTATCACCGCCGAGGTGCGCCCCGACTTAGTACGCGAGGCCCGCATTCACTGGGGAGTCGAGAACAATATCTATCAGTTTGGCCACCGGGGCTATGTGGCGGTCAAAGGCGGTGCCCAAGACTGCCCCTACACCTACATGAAAGACATGGTAGATGGATCTTATCGCCTGCCCTGGGAGGCAGAGGTGGTGCATACCGACGGCACGTCCTGCGGTTTCTCCACCCCGACTCGGGTCTATCGCGGTGAAGAGCTGCCACCTGCCTTAGACAAGGTAATGCCCTAG
- a CDS encoding aspartate aminotransferase family protein, which produces MADSIPDRSSSAAPPAPSVLPAATATDEDLWAVAEHHLVRYGGSFAPRLIQRARGSYLYDRQGRQILDFTSGQMCATLGHNHPDVVQAIHKACTEVLHLFSGMLSPAVIELADSLCGMLPPPLQKALFLNTGSEANEAALRMAKLHTGGFEVVGLSASWHGMTAGASASTFVSARKGYGPTIPGNLALPTPNCYRCPIRHCQDQCDMTCLEVGFELVDSQSVGAYAAVIAEPVLSAGGVVVPPPGYFQRLQSYCQARGMVLILDEAQTAFGRLGSLFAFEQLGIVPDILTLSKTLGGGLPLAATVTSEAIETHCYEQGFIYYTSHVSDPMPAEVGLAVLRVLTSQNLVAQAATQGAYLKQGLLALQDRYDIIGDVRGQGLLLGVELVKNRDRREPDPDTGAAITRRCLELGLSMNITALPGMGSVWRIAPPLTVTTAELDQGLAILEQAIGDCIGSRS; this is translated from the coding sequence ATGGCAGATTCTATCCCTGACCGATCGTCTAGTGCTGCCCCACCGGCTCCGTCGGTGCTACCCGCAGCAACTGCCACCGACGAGGATCTATGGGCCGTTGCTGAGCACCATCTTGTCCGCTACGGAGGCAGCTTTGCGCCTCGGCTAATTCAGCGGGCGCGGGGCAGCTACCTGTACGACCGTCAGGGCCGTCAGATTCTCGACTTTACCTCGGGGCAAATGTGCGCCACCCTGGGCCACAACCATCCCGATGTCGTCCAGGCGATTCACAAGGCCTGCACAGAGGTGCTGCACCTGTTTAGCGGCATGCTGTCTCCGGCGGTGATCGAACTGGCCGACTCGCTCTGCGGAATGCTGCCGCCGCCCCTGCAAAAGGCGCTGTTTCTCAACACCGGCAGTGAGGCCAACGAGGCCGCCCTGCGCATGGCCAAGCTGCATACCGGCGGCTTTGAGGTGGTGGGGTTGAGCGCCTCTTGGCACGGCATGACCGCCGGGGCCAGCGCCAGCACCTTTGTGTCAGCCCGCAAGGGCTATGGCCCAACGATTCCGGGCAACCTGGCTTTGCCCACGCCCAACTGCTACCGCTGCCCCATTCGCCACTGCCAAGACCAGTGCGACATGACCTGCCTGGAGGTGGGGTTTGAGCTGGTCGATAGCCAGTCGGTGGGGGCCTACGCCGCTGTGATTGCCGAACCAGTGCTCAGCGCCGGGGGGGTAGTGGTGCCGCCCCCCGGTTATTTTCAGCGGTTGCAGAGCTATTGCCAAGCCCGCGGCATGGTGCTGATTTTAGACGAAGCCCAGACCGCCTTTGGTCGCCTGGGCAGCCTTTTTGCCTTTGAGCAACTGGGTATAGTGCCCGATATTTTGACCCTATCGAAAACCCTGGGCGGCGGTCTGCCCCTGGCGGCCACCGTCACCAGCGAGGCGATCGAAACCCATTGCTACGAGCAGGGCTTTATCTACTACACCTCCCACGTGTCTGACCCCATGCCAGCGGAGGTGGGGTTGGCGGTGCTGCGGGTGCTGACCAGCCAAAATCTGGTGGCCCAGGCCGCGACCCAAGGGGCCTACCTCAAGCAGGGGCTACTGGCGCTGCAAGACCGCTACGACATCATTGGTGATGTGCGTGGGCAAGGGCTGCTATTGGGGGTAGAGTTGGTCAAAAACCGCGATCGTCGCGAACCCGACCCCGACACTGGGGCCGCCATTACCCGCCGCTGCTTAGAACTGGGACTGAGCATGAACATTACCGCCCTGCCCGGCATGGGGAGCGTGTGGCGCATTGCTCCACCCCTGACCGTGACCACGGCCGAGCTAGACCAGGGGCTAGCGATTTTAGAGCAGGCTATTGGCGACTGTATAGGTAGCAGGAGTTAG
- a CDS encoding SDR family oxidoreductase, whose product MHQLEQKPVALVTGGAQGIGFGIAEHLLTQGWHVAIADINPSSSTAAQAALAQFRESFRVMRCDVSQEKDVERCVRSVLEQFGQLDGLVNNAGIANPHSGPVEALTLADWNRWIATNLTGGFLMAKHTVPHLRQTKGAIVNIASTRALQSEPDSEAYAASKGGLVALTHALAVSLGPDIRVNCISPGWIDVSAQQHPSQAANLSPSDQQQHPVGRVGQAQDVAELVNFLLSEAAGFVTGQNFVVDGGMTRKMIYAT is encoded by the coding sequence ATGCATCAGCTGGAACAGAAGCCCGTTGCGCTAGTCACAGGAGGGGCACAGGGCATTGGTTTTGGTATTGCTGAGCACCTGCTTACCCAGGGCTGGCACGTGGCGATCGCTGACATTAATCCTTCTTCCAGCACCGCTGCCCAGGCCGCCCTGGCCCAATTTCGCGAGTCCTTCAGGGTGATGCGTTGTGATGTCTCCCAGGAAAAGGATGTTGAGCGCTGTGTTCGGTCGGTTCTAGAGCAATTTGGCCAGCTCGATGGCTTGGTTAACAATGCTGGCATTGCCAATCCCCACAGTGGTCCGGTCGAAGCGTTGACCCTAGCCGACTGGAATCGCTGGATTGCTACCAATTTAACCGGCGGCTTTTTGATGGCCAAGCATACCGTGCCCCATTTGCGGCAGACTAAGGGGGCGATCGTCAACATCGCCTCCACCCGTGCTCTTCAGTCTGAACCTGACTCCGAAGCCTACGCGGCTTCAAAGGGCGGCCTTGTGGCGCTTACCCACGCCTTGGCCGTGAGCCTAGGCCCAGACATTCGGGTCAACTGCATTAGCCCAGGCTGGATTGATGTCAGTGCCCAACAACATCCATCCCAGGCGGCTAACCTCAGCCCAAGCGACCAGCAGCAGCATCCGGTCGGACGGGTGGGCCAGGCCCAGGATGTGGCAGAACTGGTCAACTTTTTGCTGTCAGAGGCGGCAGGCTTTGTCACCGGGCAAAACTTTGTTGTAGATGGCGGTATGACGCGGAAAATGATTTATGCCACCTAG
- a CDS encoding S-layer homology domain-containing protein, translating into MDTPAKTLDVDPSRGVDEPSGRPHLPYRTLGAALGAAQGSTLIKLAPGTYSAATGERFPITVPDQIMVAGQEATQGQGIVVVGGGAGPGGISVGLVLQGESQLRGVSVQNPQGIGILINSGAAVVRACRLSQCRVGLQVAGAARPLVANTRVEDCGDRGLSLIDQARGDLQDCSVERCGTGIYLSHTAAPLIRGCQCSGNQVGVQVSGSASPVLRQNRLVQNQVAGLVVQDTGRPDLGQADDPAGNILRYNRQADLRNDSRQPLTLVGNDVLPQALIGAVTLGASRRLDPAAVPPSLLASSVPPAISPPPAPAEEFGSPGFASPMATRFSDLSHHWASAYIEALADRGLVKGYSDGTYRPQVAINRAQFAALVTASYGDRIPVRGAVSFVDVPATHWAASAIDQAQQLGFLGGYPDQTFRPDQGMVRVQAIVAVATGLQLAPAPASGLGVYSDRAQIPSYGIDALASATQAGLVINHPQPDQLRPLETMTRAEVAVLIYQGLVALEKAPRLTTVVTPPTPMTRGSFPDIQTHWALDFIQGLLNLGLVQGDEAGRFNPSQPMTRAQFAALVSRTFAPAPRRPAQLFRDVPSSYWAANAIQIAYRGGFLSGFPDQTFGPETPLLRAQVWVALVAGLALLPNQPGNLALLSRYRDRSTIPDYATNSIAKATQLALVVNVPDIAQLNPNRVASRADVCAAVYQALVLQLRSPRIDNPFIVRP; encoded by the coding sequence TTGGACACCCCTGCAAAAACCCTCGATGTGGACCCCAGCCGAGGGGTAGATGAACCCTCGGGTCGCCCCCATCTCCCCTACAGAACCCTTGGGGCGGCCCTCGGCGCGGCCCAGGGCAGCACGCTGATTAAACTGGCCCCTGGCACCTACAGTGCCGCTACCGGGGAGCGGTTTCCAATTACGGTGCCCGACCAGATCATGGTTGCCGGGCAAGAAGCCACCCAGGGCCAGGGCATTGTAGTGGTAGGTGGCGGAGCTGGCCCGGGCGGTATTTCGGTGGGGCTGGTGCTGCAGGGCGAGAGCCAGCTGCGGGGGGTAAGCGTGCAAAACCCCCAGGGCATCGGCATTTTGATAAACTCGGGGGCGGCTGTGGTGCGGGCCTGTCGCCTCAGCCAGTGCAGGGTGGGGCTGCAGGTGGCGGGGGCTGCTCGGCCCCTGGTGGCCAATACTCGGGTAGAAGACTGCGGCGATCGCGGTCTGAGCCTGATCGACCAGGCCCGTGGCGACCTGCAAGACTGTAGTGTAGAACGCTGCGGCACCGGCATTTACCTCAGCCACACCGCTGCCCCGCTGATTCGCGGCTGCCAGTGCTCGGGGAACCAGGTGGGGGTGCAGGTGAGCGGGTCAGCCAGCCCGGTGCTGCGGCAAAATCGCCTAGTGCAAAATCAGGTCGCGGGTCTGGTGGTGCAAGACACAGGCCGCCCCGACCTGGGCCAGGCCGATGACCCGGCGGGCAACATTCTGCGCTACAACCGCCAGGCCGACCTGCGCAATGACAGCCGCCAGCCGCTAACGCTGGTCGGCAACGATGTGCTGCCCCAGGCCTTGATCGGAGCGGTGACCTTGGGGGCCAGTCGTCGCCTCGACCCGGCGGCGGTGCCGCCCAGTTTGCTAGCTAGCTCCGTTCCCCCAGCGATTTCGCCCCCGCCCGCCCCCGCTGAAGAGTTTGGGTCGCCTGGGTTTGCCTCCCCCATGGCCACCCGGTTTAGCGATCTGAGCCATCACTGGGCCTCGGCCTATATTGAGGCCCTGGCCGATCGCGGTCTGGTCAAAGGTTACAGTGACGGCACCTACCGCCCCCAGGTAGCGATCAACCGCGCCCAGTTTGCGGCTCTGGTGACCGCTAGCTACGGCGATCGCATCCCAGTGCGCGGTGCGGTCAGCTTTGTCGATGTGCCTGCAACCCACTGGGCCGCAAGCGCCATTGACCAGGCCCAGCAACTGGGGTTTTTGGGGGGCTACCCCGACCAGACCTTTCGGCCTGACCAGGGCATGGTGCGGGTACAGGCAATCGTGGCGGTGGCCACAGGGCTTCAGCTCGCGCCGGCCCCCGCCAGCGGGCTAGGGGTCTATAGCGATCGCGCCCAAATTCCCAGCTATGGGATCGATGCCCTGGCCAGCGCCACCCAGGCGGGGCTCGTGATCAACCACCCCCAGCCCGACCAGCTACGCCCCCTCGAAACCATGACCCGCGCCGAGGTGGCGGTGCTGATCTACCAGGGTCTGGTGGCCCTAGAGAAAGCGCCCCGACTCACTACTGTTGTTACCCCCCCTACCCCGATGACCCGAGGCTCCTTTCCCGATATTCAAACCCACTGGGCGCTCGATTTTATCCAGGGTTTGCTCAACCTCGGCCTGGTGCAGGGCGATGAGGCCGGCCGCTTTAACCCCAGCCAGCCCATGACTCGGGCTCAGTTTGCCGCCTTGGTCAGCCGCACCTTTGCCCCCGCCCCCCGCCGACCAGCGCAGCTATTTCGCGATGTGCCGTCGAGCTACTGGGCCGCCAACGCCATTCAAATTGCCTACCGGGGCGGGTTTCTCTCGGGCTTTCCCGACCAAACCTTTGGGCCAGAGACGCCGCTGCTGCGCGCCCAGGTGTGGGTGGCCCTGGTGGCCGGGCTGGCCCTGCTGCCCAATCAGCCCGGCAATCTGGCGCTGCTCAGTCGATACCGCGATCGCAGCACCATTCCCGACTATGCCACCAACAGCATCGCCAAGGCCACCCAACTGGCCCTGGTGGTCAACGTGCCCGATATTGCTCAGCTCAACCCCAACCGGGTAGCCAGCCGCGCCGATGTCTGCGCGGCGGTGTACCAGGCCCTGGTGCTTCAGCTGCGATCGCCCCGCATCGACAATCCGTTCATCGTGCGGCCCTAA